The proteins below are encoded in one region of Pseudomonas putida NBRC 14164:
- a CDS encoding thiamine pyrophosphate-dependent enzyme codes for MGQVSANHVLCRREVVRTLLADRNDVLVVTGLGSASYDVMAAGDHDNNYYLWAAMGSAITVGLGLANAQPDKSVVVVTGDGELLMGFGALATVALQQPKNLTIVVLDNGHFGETGMQVSHAGFGIQLDRVAETCGFAWTQEIREMDGVHALRERFANRDGVKLATVKIKAENPPRVLPPRDGQYIKNRFRAALGFQPI; via the coding sequence ATGGGTCAAGTAAGCGCCAACCACGTGCTTTGCCGCCGAGAGGTCGTCCGTACCTTGCTCGCCGATCGCAATGATGTGCTCGTCGTCACCGGCCTGGGCTCTGCCTCCTATGATGTGATGGCCGCGGGTGACCACGACAACAACTACTACCTTTGGGCGGCCATGGGTAGTGCCATTACCGTGGGCTTGGGCCTCGCCAATGCGCAGCCGGACAAAAGCGTGGTGGTTGTCACGGGTGACGGTGAGCTGCTGATGGGGTTCGGCGCACTGGCCACTGTTGCACTGCAGCAGCCGAAAAACCTGACCATCGTGGTGCTGGACAACGGCCACTTTGGTGAAACCGGCATGCAAGTCAGCCACGCCGGCTTCGGCATCCAGCTGGACCGGGTCGCTGAAACCTGTGGCTTTGCCTGGACCCAGGAAATTCGTGAAATGGACGGGGTCCATGCCCTGCGTGAGCGTTTCGCCAACCGGGACGGGGTCAAGCTGGCCACGGTGAAGATCAAAGCCGAAAACCCGCCACGTGTACTCCCGCCGCGTGATGGCCAATACATCAAGAACCGTTTCCGCGCCGCCCTTGGCTTCCAGCCTATTTGA
- a CDS encoding acyl-CoA dehydrogenase family protein, with amino-acid sequence MDNNQEELNAIREGVRALCGDFPAEYWRKVDEEKGFPEAFVKAMTEAGWLSAMIPEEFGGSGLGLAEASVILEEVNACGGNSGTIHGQMYNMFTLLRNGSEEQKRYYLPKLASGELRLQSMGVTEPTTGTDTTKIKTTAVRKGDKYVVNGQKVWISRVQHSDLMILLARTTPLAEVTKKVDGMSIFLVDLREAIGNGLTVQPIANLVNHETNELFFDNLEIPASSLIGEEGKGFRYILDGLNAERTLIAAECIGDGRWFIEKSSQYARDRVVFGRPIGQNQGVQFPIAEAHIEIEAADLMRWRACAEYDSGRNAGAAANMAKYLAAKASWEAANACLQTHGGFGFANEYDVERKFRETRLYQVAPISTNLILSYVAEHLLELPRSF; translated from the coding sequence ATCGACAACAATCAAGAAGAACTCAACGCCATTCGTGAGGGTGTACGTGCCCTGTGTGGCGATTTCCCGGCCGAATACTGGCGCAAGGTCGACGAAGAAAAAGGCTTCCCTGAAGCCTTCGTCAAAGCCATGACTGAGGCCGGCTGGCTGTCGGCGATGATACCCGAAGAGTTTGGCGGCTCCGGCCTGGGTCTGGCCGAGGCGTCGGTGATTCTTGAAGAAGTCAACGCTTGCGGCGGCAACTCCGGCACCATCCATGGCCAGATGTACAACATGTTCACCTTGCTGCGTAACGGCAGCGAAGAGCAAAAGCGCTACTACCTGCCCAAATTGGCCAGTGGCGAGCTGCGCCTGCAGTCGATGGGCGTGACAGAGCCGACCACCGGTACCGATACCACCAAGATCAAGACCACGGCGGTTCGCAAAGGCGACAAGTACGTGGTCAATGGCCAGAAAGTGTGGATCTCTCGCGTCCAGCATTCTGACTTGATGATACTCCTGGCGCGTACCACCCCGCTCGCCGAGGTCACCAAGAAGGTCGATGGCATGTCGATTTTCCTGGTCGACCTGCGTGAAGCCATCGGTAACGGCCTGACCGTACAGCCGATTGCCAACCTGGTGAACCACGAAACCAACGAGCTGTTCTTCGACAACCTGGAAATCCCTGCCAGCAGCCTGATTGGCGAAGAAGGCAAGGGTTTTCGCTACATCCTCGACGGGCTCAATGCCGAGCGTACCTTGATCGCCGCCGAATGCATCGGCGATGGCCGCTGGTTCATCGAGAAATCCAGCCAGTACGCCCGTGATCGCGTGGTATTCGGCCGCCCGATCGGCCAGAACCAGGGCGTGCAGTTCCCCATCGCTGAAGCCCACATCGAAATCGAAGCCGCCGACCTGATGCGCTGGCGAGCTTGCGCCGAGTACGACAGCGGCCGCAACGCTGGCGCCGCCGCGAACATGGCCAAGTACCTGGCGGCCAAAGCCAGCTGGGAGGCCGCCAACGCATGCTTGCAGACCCACGGCGGCTTCGGCTTTGCCAATGAATATGACGTCGAGCGCAAGTTCCGAGAAACCCGCCTTTATCAGGTCGCGCCCATTTCAACCAACCTGATCTTGTCCTACGTGGCCGAACATCTGCTGGAACTGCCACGTTCGTTCTGA
- a CDS encoding CaiB/BaiF CoA transferase family protein produces the protein MSQPIRPLDGITVISLEHAIAAPFCTRQLADLGARVIKVERPGSGDFARGYDERVNGLASHFVWTNRSKESLALDLKQDIAGDILGQLMEQADVLVQNLAPGAAARLGLSFEQLHERFPRLIVCDISGYGAGGPYEQKKAYDLLIQSEGGFLSVTGGPGEDGMAKAGNSIADIAAGMYAYTGVLSAVLLREKTGIGSHVEVSMLESLVEWMNYPLYYAYEGAPPPPRAGAAHATIYPYGPFPVGDGSTVMLGLQNEREWQLFCQHVLIRPELADDDRFSANFKRVANRDALRALIIEAFAPLSFDTVIQRLDQASIANAKVNDMQGVWEHPQLKARDRWRRIDTAAGSVPSLLPPATSNAFAPRMGPVPALGEHSENILAELGLTHERIQQLRASGVI, from the coding sequence ATGAGTCAGCCCATTCGCCCACTTGACGGCATAACCGTCATCAGCCTCGAACATGCGATCGCAGCGCCCTTCTGTACCCGTCAGCTGGCTGACCTGGGTGCTCGGGTGATCAAGGTCGAACGCCCGGGCAGTGGCGACTTCGCCCGTGGGTACGATGAGCGCGTCAATGGCCTGGCCTCGCATTTCGTCTGGACCAACCGCTCGAAAGAAAGCCTGGCCCTTGACCTCAAGCAGGACATCGCCGGGGACATCCTTGGCCAGCTGATGGAGCAAGCCGATGTGCTGGTGCAGAACCTTGCGCCAGGGGCGGCCGCGCGCCTTGGGTTGAGTTTCGAGCAATTGCACGAGCGTTTCCCGCGGCTCATCGTCTGCGACATCTCCGGCTATGGCGCTGGGGGCCCCTACGAGCAGAAAAAAGCCTATGACCTGCTGATTCAGAGCGAAGGCGGTTTTCTTTCGGTCACCGGTGGCCCCGGCGAAGACGGGATGGCCAAGGCGGGCAACTCGATCGCGGATATCGCTGCCGGCATGTATGCCTACACGGGCGTCCTCTCGGCCGTATTGTTGCGGGAAAAAACCGGCATCGGCAGCCACGTTGAAGTTTCGATGCTTGAGAGCCTGGTGGAGTGGATGAATTACCCGCTCTACTACGCCTACGAAGGAGCCCCGCCACCGCCTCGCGCCGGTGCAGCGCACGCCACGATCTATCCATACGGTCCATTCCCTGTTGGCGATGGCAGCACCGTGATGCTCGGCCTGCAGAACGAACGGGAGTGGCAGCTGTTCTGCCAGCATGTGCTGATCCGGCCGGAGCTGGCTGATGACGATCGGTTTTCTGCCAACTTCAAACGCGTGGCCAACCGCGACGCCCTGCGAGCGTTGATCATCGAGGCTTTCGCCCCCTTGAGCTTCGATACCGTTATTCAGCGGCTGGATCAGGCCAGCATTGCCAACGCCAAGGTAAACGACATGCAGGGCGTCTGGGAGCACCCACAACTAAAAGCCCGAGACCGCTGGCGGCGCATCGATACGGCCGCAGGCAGCGTTCCCAGCCTGCTCCCACCCGCCACCAGCAATGCCTTTGCACCACGCATGGGCCCGGTGCCCGCGCTTGGCGAGCATAGCGAAAACATCCTTGCCGAACTTGGCCTGACGCATGAACGAATTCAACAGCTGCGCGCTTCAGGGGTCATCTGA
- a CDS encoding electron transfer flavoprotein subunit beta/FixA family protein, which yields MKVLVAIKRVVDYNVKVRVKADNSGVDLANVKMSMNPFCEIAVEEAVRLKEKGVATEIVVVSVGPTTAQEQLRTALALGADRAILVEAVDELSSLAVAKALKAVVDKEQPQLVILGKQAIDSDNNQTGQMLAALTGYAQGTFASKVIVAGDKLNVTREIDGGLQTVSLNLPAIVTTDLRLNEPRYASLPNIMKAKKKPLETVTPDALGVSLASTNKTLKVEAPAARSAGIKVKSVAELVEKLKNEAKVI from the coding sequence ATGAAAGTGCTGGTCGCTATCAAACGTGTGGTCGATTACAACGTCAAGGTTCGCGTCAAGGCGGACAACTCCGGCGTCGACCTTGCTAACGTCAAGATGTCCATGAACCCCTTCTGCGAAATCGCCGTGGAAGAGGCCGTACGCCTGAAGGAAAAAGGCGTTGCGACCGAGATCGTCGTCGTTTCCGTCGGCCCGACCACTGCCCAGGAGCAACTGCGTACCGCCCTGGCGCTAGGCGCCGACCGTGCCATCCTGGTCGAAGCCGTCGATGAGCTGAGTTCCCTGGCCGTGGCCAAAGCGCTGAAAGCCGTTGTCGACAAAGAGCAGCCGCAGCTGGTCATTCTTGGCAAGCAGGCCATCGACAGCGACAACAACCAGACCGGCCAGATGCTGGCCGCGCTGACCGGCTACGCCCAGGGCACCTTCGCCTCCAAGGTCATCGTTGCTGGCGACAAGCTGAACGTCACCCGTGAAATCGATGGCGGCTTGCAGACCGTATCGCTGAACCTGCCAGCCATCGTCACCACCGACCTGCGCCTGAACGAGCCACGCTATGCGTCGCTGCCGAACATCATGAAGGCCAAGAAGAAGCCGCTGGAGACCGTTACTCCAGACGCGCTGGGCGTTTCCCTCGCCTCCACCAACAAGACCCTGAAAGTTGAAGCGCCGGCTGCCCGCAGCGCTGGTATCAAGGTCAAGTCGGTGGCCGAACTGGTCGAGAAGCTGAAGAACGAAGCGAAGGTAATCTGA
- a CDS encoding electron transfer flavoprotein subunit alpha/FixB family protein, with translation MSILVVAEHDNHTLAAPTLNTLAAARQIGGEVVVLVAGLDVSGVAFAAAQIAGVGKVLMADDAAYARQLPENVAPLVANLGRDFSHVLAPATSSGKNILPRVAALLDVDQISEIISVESADTFKRPIYAGNAIATVQSDAAVKVITVRSTGFEALPAEGGNAPIVALAGARDTGISAFVGEELATSDRPELTAADIVVSGGRGMGNGDNFSHLYRLADKLGAAVGASRAAVDAGFVPNDMQVGQTGKIVAPQLYIAVGISGAIQHLAGMKDSKVIVAINKDEEAPIFQVADYGLVGDLFDIVPELTSTL, from the coding sequence ATGAGCATCCTGGTAGTAGCTGAACACGACAATCACACACTCGCCGCGCCGACCTTGAATACTCTGGCTGCAGCCCGCCAGATCGGAGGGGAAGTCGTGGTGCTGGTCGCGGGGCTGGACGTTTCCGGTGTCGCTTTCGCGGCTGCGCAGATCGCTGGAGTGGGTAAGGTGCTAATGGCAGACGACGCTGCCTACGCGCGTCAGCTCCCGGAAAATGTTGCCCCATTGGTGGCCAACCTGGGGCGCGACTTCAGCCATGTATTGGCCCCTGCCACCAGCAGCGGCAAAAACATCCTGCCGCGGGTGGCAGCATTGCTGGATGTCGATCAGATCTCCGAAATCATTTCGGTCGAGTCTGCCGACACCTTCAAGCGCCCGATCTATGCGGGTAACGCCATCGCCACCGTGCAGTCGGACGCCGCAGTCAAGGTCATCACCGTACGATCCACCGGCTTTGAGGCCCTGCCGGCAGAAGGCGGTAATGCGCCGATTGTGGCATTGGCTGGCGCGCGTGATACAGGCATATCGGCGTTTGTCGGCGAAGAACTGGCCACGTCCGATCGCCCCGAGCTGACCGCGGCAGACATCGTTGTTTCCGGTGGCCGCGGCATGGGCAACGGCGACAATTTCAGCCACCTGTACCGCCTGGCCGACAAGCTGGGCGCGGCAGTTGGGGCATCACGCGCCGCAGTAGACGCAGGCTTTGTTCCCAACGACATGCAGGTCGGCCAGACCGGCAAGATCGTGGCCCCGCAGTTGTACATCGCGGTCGGTATCTCCGGCGCGATCCAGCACCTGGCCGGCATGAAAGACTCCAAAGTGATCGTTGCGATCAACAAGGATGAAGAAGCGCCGATCTTCCAGGTGGCCGATTACGGACTGGTCGGCGACTTGTTCGATATCGTGCCAGAACTCACCTCCACGCTGTAA
- a CDS encoding FAS1-like dehydratase domain-containing protein → MTTSAPETWIGRSETVHDCISHNLVKRIAATLGEPAPAPGTPLPELWHWAFFQDAVEHSGLGGDGHPARGGFLPPADNRNRMWAGGRLEFLHPLRVDAQVSRRSTILNVQEKHGRTGALLFVTVQHEYVQDGQQALIEEQDIVYREPSPPKLGGTEPMPQGDWHLHVQPTPTLLFRYSAVTFNGHRIHYDWPYVTETEGYPGLVVHGPLIATLNVQAFVRANPQLTVRRFSFRGVRPLICPDAFDVGGRLIGEGKAQVWAGNQAGQAQVGEIEFVQEARR, encoded by the coding sequence ATGACCACATCAGCACCTGAAACGTGGATCGGTCGCAGTGAGACCGTGCACGATTGCATCAGCCATAACCTGGTAAAACGCATTGCCGCAACCTTGGGTGAGCCAGCGCCAGCTCCGGGTACCCCCCTGCCCGAACTCTGGCACTGGGCATTCTTCCAGGACGCCGTCGAGCACTCCGGGCTTGGTGGGGACGGTCATCCAGCGCGAGGCGGCTTCTTGCCCCCGGCAGATAACCGCAACCGCATGTGGGCAGGTGGTCGCCTGGAGTTCCTGCACCCGCTGCGCGTCGATGCCCAGGTATCCCGCCGTTCGACCATCCTCAACGTTCAGGAAAAGCATGGGCGTACGGGGGCGTTGCTGTTTGTCACCGTACAACATGAGTACGTGCAAGACGGCCAGCAGGCGCTCATCGAGGAACAGGACATCGTTTATCGTGAGCCCTCGCCACCCAAACTGGGCGGAACCGAGCCGATGCCGCAGGGAGACTGGCATCTCCACGTTCAGCCAACCCCGACGCTGCTGTTCCGCTATTCGGCAGTGACGTTCAACGGCCACCGCATTCACTATGATTGGCCTTATGTGACCGAAACCGAAGGTTACCCTGGCCTGGTGGTGCACGGCCCCCTGATCGCAACGCTGAACGTGCAAGCGTTCGTACGGGCGAACCCTCAATTGACAGTGCGTCGATTCAGCTTCCGTGGTGTTCGTCCCTTGATCTGCCCTGACGCGTTCGATGTCGGTGGCCGATTGATCGGTGAGGGTAAAGCCCAAGTCTGGGCTGGCAATCAGGCAGGCCAGGCCCAGGTCGGCGAGATCGAATTCGTCCAGGAGGCACGCCGATGA
- a CDS encoding HpcH/HpaI aldolase/citrate lyase family protein, with the protein MTQQPVRSALFVPATRPERIPKALASGADRVIVDLEDAVEETLKEQARNNLDQFLNDHPQAKVLVRVNAPGHWAHEADLSLCRRHAGVIGILLPKAESVDQIDRAHATGKAVWPIIESAKGLAALPSLAAAAGVDRLSFGSLDLGLDLGLSTGSAAAEHVLGHARYAVLLHSRVAGLAAPLDGVFPAIQDTDGLQCQVRFARDMGFGGALCIHPSQVQVIHDALKPSHHELDWARRVVKQAEAGAGVFTLDGQMVDAPVILRARAILLQAG; encoded by the coding sequence ATGACACAACAACCAGTGCGTAGCGCGCTTTTCGTTCCCGCTACTCGACCAGAACGCATTCCGAAAGCTTTGGCCAGTGGCGCCGACCGGGTCATTGTCGACCTTGAAGACGCTGTGGAAGAGACGCTGAAAGAGCAGGCGCGCAACAACCTCGACCAATTCCTCAACGATCATCCGCAGGCCAAGGTGCTGGTTCGGGTGAATGCGCCTGGTCATTGGGCCCACGAGGCTGACCTCTCGCTTTGCCGGCGTCATGCCGGGGTCATCGGCATTCTGCTGCCAAAGGCTGAAAGCGTCGACCAGATAGATCGCGCCCATGCTACTGGCAAGGCGGTGTGGCCAATCATCGAAAGTGCCAAGGGCCTGGCTGCCCTACCATCCCTGGCGGCAGCGGCTGGCGTAGACAGGTTGTCATTTGGCAGCCTGGACCTGGGCCTGGACCTTGGCCTCAGCACGGGTAGCGCAGCAGCCGAGCACGTGCTGGGGCATGCCCGTTATGCAGTGCTGCTACATAGCCGGGTCGCGGGACTGGCCGCGCCCTTGGACGGTGTGTTCCCCGCCATCCAGGATACCGACGGCTTGCAGTGTCAAGTCCGGTTTGCACGGGACATGGGCTTTGGCGGTGCCTTGTGCATCCACCCAAGCCAGGTCCAGGTGATCCACGATGCCCTGAAGCCCTCGCATCACGAGCTGGATTGGGCTCGACGGGTGGTCAAGCAGGCCGAAGCTGGCGCCGGCGTATTCACCCTTGATGGTCAGATGGTCGACGCTCCGGTGATCCTGCGTGCCCGGGCAATCTTGCTGCAGGCGGGTTGA
- a CDS encoding TetR/AcrR family transcriptional regulator, which produces MAEAARTCPAPVMQAASELMVEIGYTAMTMRKLAQRVGILPGSLYHHVDCKQDLLLNVVLDIVEKRLQAWHASVCPRDLKGYVCFSLERQVTVPQEDLILRHEVRHLGASHRRWLDRASERLAQPVECIIQKGCATGHYRVDEPSKASVAIVAIIESANSLRLSKAHFDETWIQEHILQACNALLRPHQRALWCSGHRNHP; this is translated from the coding sequence ATGGCTGAGGCCGCCCGTACATGCCCTGCACCTGTCATGCAGGCCGCGTCAGAGCTGATGGTTGAAATAGGCTATACCGCCATGACCATGCGAAAGCTGGCACAACGTGTCGGAATACTCCCAGGCAGCCTTTACCATCACGTCGACTGCAAACAGGATCTGCTGCTCAATGTGGTCCTGGACATCGTCGAAAAACGTCTTCAGGCGTGGCATGCAAGCGTATGTCCACGCGACCTGAAGGGATATGTGTGTTTCTCACTCGAGCGGCAAGTCACCGTCCCACAGGAAGATTTGATCCTGCGACACGAGGTCAGGCACCTTGGAGCCAGCCATCGGCGCTGGCTGGACCGGGCAAGTGAGCGCCTGGCCCAACCTGTGGAATGCATCATTCAGAAAGGTTGTGCGACAGGCCACTACCGCGTCGATGAGCCCTCCAAAGCCTCGGTGGCGATCGTTGCGATTATCGAAAGCGCCAACAGCCTGCGGCTCAGCAAGGCGCATTTCGATGAAACCTGGATCCAGGAGCACATCCTGCAGGCGTGCAATGCATTGCTGCGGCCTCATCAACGCGCGCTCTGGTGCTCAGGCCACCGCAATCATCCTTGA